Genomic DNA from Bombus affinis isolate iyBomAffi1 chromosome 8, iyBomAffi1.2, whole genome shotgun sequence:
GAAAGTTGAGAAATTTATAACGTTGTTCTTACTATCTTATGGTTGAAATTCGCAGAAGTGTATGTTCATGCACGCTAGGTATATTGTACTACCTTCGAGCATCAATTACTGCATGCTGTCGACATATCACGAAGATTTCGTAACAGTCAGGCCTGTCTCGTATTTTCGAAAGAAGAAGGTATCGGAAGTGGATCGTGAATATTCACATGGTTCGTTTGCGTGCTTTATTGAACGGATAACAATTACCCCGACATGAACAAGATAATTGATTTCTATATAATTTATGTACATTCTTAATGGGCATATGTACATTGGAATTCCAATAACATTAATGTCTAGGTTCACCTGTCTTGTAGGATTGAGAAGAAGAAGGTCACTGAGAACAGCTAATCTGTTTCTTCCTAGTTCCTTGCTTCTTCCTATTCCAGCTTGTACAATAGAAAGCGAAAGAATTCAAATAGAAGAAGGAAAAAGTATTGTAGGATTGGGAAGAAGAAGGTCACTGAGAGCAGCTAATCTGTTGTTTCTTTCTATTCTATCTTGTACAGTGAAAAGCGAAAGAATTCAACAGacccgtcttttacaacgatgcatctttatacaaacatgaaacctaatccgtcgaacgttgtgatctttattttgatagaacaaaatggatcatacgtaattcgataagatAATATAagacggaaaatgttgtgcatccattatttccttataaaacgaaagaaacttttcggacgacatttgaaaattgaaaagatGTTGGGAAATATTCAAAGAGGAGAGGAATACACGCTGATGAGTAATACACGCTGTGAATTGtaaatgatttattattattcggaAGCTCGTGAGAAAGGCGACCCTTGTTCACGATTGTCTCTCTTTCGGAAAGCAAAGCATAGTAAGCAAAGTTAATTCAGAAATAGGTACATTTGAATGGTTGAAGCTCAACCTAAGACTCGTGTTACTCGGTTGTTGCATATGCGCTTAAAACAGAATATGTTAACCTTTAGAATCTATAAAAATAGCAGAATGCCATTAACGAATCAGAATTTGCAAGTGTTGTGTATTGTAATACATATGCCAGGTATCATGAAAACACGCGTAACCGTAAATTCTTGGTTGCTTGACAAACAATCACTGCCATCCTTCTTTCTTATTCTTTGTTAGATTGGTAACGCTAATAATATGGAAAATGTAATGGGAAGGAAATATGTCAAATGATTTCTAATTTGTGTGCTATAGTTTCAAAAGAAATTGAATGTCTCGCGAAATGTTGAATTTTCaacgatattacaatatatctTTTACAGTGCTGTGAATAATTATAAACTCAGATATATTTTCTGcattattatttcaatattcCCAAGAAATCATTAATTCTGTCTGGTTATGTCAAGCAAATGGCGAAttatcaataaatattattacctTTCATAAGTGAAtctaaaagataaaaaaaacaaattttcagCGAGACATTGCTCCTATTTATACAGCTGCCACTATGAAAAACGTGATTTCTATATCtcagaataaaattattatcctGGTCAGCATTGAGTTCTGATCTGAACCCGATCAAGGATCTGTAGCGAATTTTAGCAAGAAAAGTTGATGAGTTCATGAGGGGCTACCTATAGAAGATATAATTGAAtttacaaaaaaagaataaaatccgcGTGAGCGGATATTACAAATGAAACTTTAAATAAGTTAGCGGATAGCGTATCTAACAGGTTAATGGAAGTAATGGAAAATGATGAAAAATCCACTAGATATTGAACGAAaacgtaacaaaataaaaatttagctCACATTTCGTCATACTCAAAAACAAAAGTTtaaaagaaaattgaatttcttgCAGacttgaaaagaagaaaatttttgtttgttgcatcttcaggtttattttatgttatagtatgaaattatataattatatagttTGTCAATTCTTTTTCTGATAttgtgaaaaattaaaaaatgggaTTGAGTTTGTAATTATTTACGGTACATAGAATTCACAGAATCACTGGTTGAATCagtttatataaatttcaattgaaCTCATTAAATGCACTTTGCAAGTGTACCGATATACTTACGAGAAAAATTATATCATAGAATTGATATAAAGCTTGTTATACACGTAAGAATCTTCTCCTACGATTTTCTAGTTTTTCCCAAAACCAAGTTATACTTTACTTCAGTTGCTGAATCATCTAGTATTCGAATGACGACGTTAACATCGAAAGAAAACATAGTATCGTCGAATaaagaataagaaaatacaAATCATCCATTTAAATTCGTTGTCCCGAGTTAGAATTAATATAAAGGCAAAACAGGAGTGGCATATTTATTTCTTAAGCATAGGTATTCAATTTATAGCGTATCATAAAAAGTTATAAGGGTTATGTGCGTTCTTTGATAGAGATCTCCTTCAAAAAACATGGTTTAGACTGACCTACTTCAGCAGTTCGTAATCGCTGACCGACCAATTGTAATTGCCTATTAGCCGACGTATGGAAACGTTATCAGACTAACTCTGGTGTAAATCGTTACATATTAGCATAAATAAGTTCAAGGCCCATGCGCAGCTGTGCGAATGATGCATTAATTTTTCTACGACATGATTTTGTCAAATAGCGTTAACCTTTATGAAtgatatttgtaattataaacAGGTACGTTTGTGAAATAtggattaaataaaataaatatgcggAATTCAAAATATGCCATGAATTTGTATTGAACATTTATGAATGATGTTTGTAATTATAAACACATGcaagatttattttaaataaaataaaaattaggaTTCACAAAACATTTTCTTCTTCACAATTACAATTTCAGTTGCGTGTCTGacaaagtataatataatacgatTTTCTTAAAGCATGCTTTCCTTTAAAGTTGCTTCTCCAAAttcctttataaataaaattataatttaccaATATTAACAATATGAATAAATTGACAAGCTACAAGCTGTAGATTATAAAGTTTTCTTTTACGATTTTATAGTTTTTTACCAAATAGATTAATCAGATAACATGAAATTTGTGAactttcatttcttttcttatCCAACTAGGATCATTCATAATAACTTGTAACTTGCGACTTGTAAAATTCTACTGATAATATTACTTTAATTCTCTACAAGATGACTCAGAATGTGAAATATGGGTTAAAGTAAAATAAGCGAATAGAATTCACAAAACATTTTCTTTTACAATTTCACTTTTGACTTATTCGATAAGTTATTATaagttatttaaattaaaagattaattataaaGCGATACAAAGAAATACGAAACGCATCTTTTCTAATTATTGCTATACTTTTACGATAGAAATGGTAACTACGGGTTGCTCCTTCTGTAACCATGACACGAAATTATTAcatgaaattatttgttgaaatTTTCTTGTATTATACAGAATGCTCCGTTAACATTATCCACCTAAAATATCttctttatttcaaataatGAATGAAAATATTACTGATAAAAGTAGTAGTCGTTGCAACAAAAACATAACATGAAGGGATGAGTAAATTAGTTCtcatttttaatagaaaaaatgtttattcTTTTGAGCTTAAATTCGACAAGATCacgaattttaaatataaaacttaCTTTAATATCCATCTTAGAAATGAAAATTGATCTCGAGGTATCCTTTATCCTGCCCCATATAAAGACATTGTTGCTGCCACCATAttggaattattttttaattgttatATGAAATTTTTTCGCGTACTATTCCTCATAACGAAGATATTTCAAATGGACAAAATTAGTGGGATACTCTGTACAATATTTCGTTACAAAAATAAGTACGGATCAGACTTATAATTATCGTAAGGATACTCAGATAATGTCCATGTATCCGTTTTTTCTAAACCTGAAGGTGGATCCAATTTTAAATAAGGTACATATCTGTAATCCGAATCGTCCAGTCCATCCTCGTAATTCATTCGAAGCATATCACCAATTCTTTCAAGATGATCATCAGATTTATCAGCGAAGTATGGGTCTTTTGATGTCCGGAACATAGAAAATATGCTTTTTCTCCAATCTTTTTCGAAATAATCATCATCCATAATTAACATCGGTGTTTCGACGTTTTCCGGAATTTCCGGACTTTCTTGAATTCCTGGAGCACTTTGCTGATTTTCTTGATTTCCCAGGACATCCAAATTTTCCtgattttcttcattttccagAAAACCTAAATTTTCTTGATTCTCCTGATATTCCTGGTTATCCTGATTTACTCCACTTTCCTGAATCTCGTCATTTTCTTCATTCCCCCAATTTTCCTGATTTTCCAAGTTTCCCTGGATATCTAGATTTTCCAAATTTTCCTCACTTTCCTGATATTGATTTACTTGACTTTCCATATTTTCCGGATACCAATTTTCCTGATTTTTCAGGTACTCCCAAATTTCCTGATTTCCCTTCTCGTGATCTTCCTGAATTTCCAGATTTTCAAGCCCATCTATAGGTGTATAGATCGGTTCATTTAATACTGAAGCATCTTGCAAGTTGATGCTGCTATCGGTAGTATGATCTTTCATAGGTTCTGTCTTCATAGCATTCTGTAGTAGTAACGAAAGAAGCGCATAATATTCCGAATTTTCTTCTTTCCCATTTTCTACTTGTTTCGGTTCTTCGGTTATAAAGTGATCTTGTATTTCGGAATAATTATATACAGTAGTATCTTTATCTGATTCATTAATGTCAATGTTTTTTGCACTATCAGCTTTCAATACAGACGACGATTCACTGTCTTTTGTTGGAGACTCTTGAACGGGTTTTGCTACCGGTATAATGTCGTGTTCTTCATTGAAAGGCTGTTTCTTATCGTGATGCGTATCTTCTACATGTCCCATTGTGTTTACCAATACTACTTTATCTTCCGATGCGTTCAATTCTTCGGGTGCAACAGTACTTTTGTCAAACGTCGATTGTTGGCTGAATAAATTTTTTGATTCCGCTTCTCGAATGTTGTCTATAACCTTGGCTTCCATCGAATCGATATGATAACTTTGCCATATTGTGTAAGAAGCCCATCCGACAAACAGTAGCAGTTCCAAGTACAGGATTAGTTTCACGCATTGTATTATTTGGTCACATATGTGGTGTGTACTCACGGGTTTCAAATATGTGAAACCTTTCTTGTCAGGAATTGAATTTCCATGTCCCTCCTCCACACTTATAAGCTTCTCTgtgataaaagaaataaagagaTTAAGTTGTAGTTTATGTGTTGCATTGAGAAAGATTGATGACAACGAATAAAAGTATCTCTAAATAgtcaaatataattaaataataactgGTGGAATAAAATTACTTTCAGAATCACTTGTCTTCTGCATACTCTCTTAACAAAGTTTTGATATACTAACACTTTAAATTTGCAATTTTTGGATGATATCTATGCACGTTATTAACATTCAATTCATTAAAAATGCATATTGATATGTTGAAATTAGAAAGAATGCACTAATACATGTTTGAACTTTGATATTTTTTCTTATAAACAGGAGAATTTAATTCCTGGAATAATAACTATATGTGAAATATGCAACATGTTTGTGTATAACACTAAATGTAAGTGCAATGCTGACGTAAGTACAAGTTCAAATTAACATTTATAAGAAGTTGAAATGGAATATTTTTCTCGTTTATTAGAGTGTcacataataaattataatttcagtTAACCATGATCATACAAAAAGACTGCTAGATGGTTCAAAGTTATTTTtccataaatatttctatttctcaAAAAAATCCTTTTTTACAAATTATGAAACGAAGAATTTAAAAAACTATGCGAAGATTAATTAATTATGCATTGTAAAATTGACATATGAACGCGTAATGAAAACAATAAATATGAAGAGAATAAACTTGCCATTACTGATGCTCCACTGTTCCTTCATGATGAACGATCTGTCATAAACTAACTATTGAGGAAGAAAGAACATTAAATGGTAAACGCAGAAGTACAAATTAACCTCGACCTGGCAAAGTTTAGCATAAAGAGAAATAAAAGGTCGCATCAATGATAAAACTTAGTCTCCTACCACAAGTTTCATATTACGAGGAAGATGTCCATAGGTCAAGACATATCTCCTATAGGTCATCTACAATTTTATGCTTGTTGTGAATTAAGAAACCTGCTTTTGTTTTGCTAATTGTTTTGCTAACTGTTTTGTCGAATACGCATTTCCTTAAATTATACATTCTCGATCACGATTCTAAAACAACGacatttttttattagattTGAAACTAAAGTGATTCTTCATTAATATACGCACAAAGGAAAGAAATTAATGTTATATAACATATCATTTTGACGCAGAATGTGATATTACATTTTCGTGACGTTGCGCTGTGGGAATAAATTCATCTTCGCTTATTACGTAAAGTATGTTCCAGGAAAATATTGTGTACGTtgaataatatttgtaattttaatacTACGTATTTTGATAActtcataatattaataatgtttTCAGCATTGGAAATATTACTTGTATGTCATATTCAGTGATTTGTTTTCactttatattttcattttttcgtctgttttcatttttatcgtgaAAGATATTGAATAAAAGCGTGTAGTATTGAATTAATGTTTATGTCTAATAACCTTCTGATTAAAAAAATAGTTAGGGGATTTCCTTAGTATTTTCGAAAATGATATTTTGTAAACAGATTCAAAGAATGTCAAACAATCGTAATTCAAACAAGACGATTTTCTTTTGATAAATAAGTACCATTTGATTTAATAATTATAGATTATAGAGATAAAGATTATTGAAGACTCATGCTTTCTTTACAATTGGTATAATCGGGAATATTATCAAATAAGCTACGATTATAAACatataaaacattatactatCTATATACATTCATATCAATCTTTTTCATGTTACTTTATTATTAACCAATTATTAACAAAACACGTGATTTTCTGTATTTAAATCTCAGATCGGGAATTTAATAAttcgagaaatatatatttactacAAATACTCTTGTcctaattgataaaattattatttttgtacGTGAAATTCTATAA
This window encodes:
- the LOC126919868 gene encoding uncharacterized protein PF3D7_1120600-like encodes the protein MKEQWSISNEKLISVEEGHGNSIPDKKGFTYLKPVSTHHICDQIIQCVKLILYLELLLFVGWASYTIWQSYHIDSMEAKVIDNIREAESKNLFSQQSTFDKSTVAPEELNASEDKVVLVNTMGHVEDTHHDKKQPFNEEHDIIPVAKPVQESPTKDSESSSVLKADSAKNIDINESDKDTTVYNYSEIQDHFITEEPKQVENGKEENSEYYALLSLLLQNAMKTEPMKDHTTDSSINLQDASVLNEPIYTPIDGLENLEIQEDHEKGNQEIWEYLKNQENWYPENMESQVNQYQESEENLENLDIQGNLENQENWGNEENDEIQESGVNQDNQEYQENQENLGFLENEENQENLDVLGNQENQQSAPGIQESPEIPENVETPMLIMDDDYFEKDWRKSIFSMFRTSKDPYFADKSDDHLERIGDMLRMNYEDGLDDSDYRYVPYLKLDPPSGLEKTDTWTLSEYPYDNYKSDPYLFL